In the genome of Meles meles chromosome 2, mMelMel3.1 paternal haplotype, whole genome shotgun sequence, one region contains:
- the CHRNA6 gene encoding neuronal acetylcholine receptor subunit alpha-6 isoform X2 has protein sequence MAQLVKCLPLAQVIIPESWDGFRMAPCSVIWNDYKLRWNPMEYDGIETLRVPADKIWKPDIVLYNNAVGDFQVEGRTKALLKYDGMITWTPPAIFKSSCPMDITFFPFDHQNCSLKFGSWTYDKAEIDLLIIGSKVDMNDFWENSEWEIVDASGYKHDIKYNCCEEIYTDITYSFYIRRLPMFYTINLIIPCLFISFLTVLVFYLPSDCGEKVTLCISVLLSLTVFLLVITETIPSTSLVIPLVGEYLLFTMIFVTLSIAVTVFVLNIHFRTPTTHTMPKWVKTVFLQLLPQILMMRRPLDKKREASSEKNSKGISSRSTKVNFDHRRETKLPTACCRCPKSSELATGKRRLSHQPLQRMAESSELSPDVKDVINSVQFIAENMKNQNETKEVEDDWKYIAMVVDRVFLWVFIIVCVFGTAGLFLQPLLGNTGKS, from the exons atggctcagttggttaaatgtctgcctttggcgcaggtcataatcccagagtcctgggatggatttcgcatggctccgtgctcagtg ATCTGGAATGATTATAAATTGCGCTGGAACCCAATGGAATATGATGGCATTGAGACTCTACGTGTTCCTGCAGATAAGATCTGGAAGCCAGACATTGTTCTCTACAACAA TGCTGTTGGCGATTTTCAAGTTGAAGGCAGGACAAAAGCTCTCCTTAAATATGATGGCATGATAACCTGGACCCCACCAGCTATTTTCAAGAGTTCCTGTCCTATGGATatcacttttttcccttttgatcATCAAAACTGTTCCCTGAAATTTGGTTCCTGGACATATGACAAAGCGGAAATTGATCTCCTAATCATTGGATCTAAAGTGGATATGAATGATTTTTGGGAAAACAGTGAATGGGAAATTGTTGATGCTTCTGGCTATAAGCACGACATAAAATACAACTGTTGTGAGGAGATATACACAGATATAACCTATTCTTTTTACATTAGAAGATTGCCAATGTTTTATACCATTAATTTGATCATCCCCTgtctctttatttcatttctaactGTGCTGGTCTTTTACCTTCCTTCTGATTGTGGTGAAAAGGTGACACTTTGTATTTCAGTTCTGCTTTCTCTGACTGTGTTCTTGCTCGTAATCACGGAAACCATCCCGTCCACGTCTCTCGTGATCCCACTGGTGGGTGAGTACCTGCTCTTCACCATGATCTTTGTCACCCTGTCCATTGCGGTGACCGTGTTCGTGTTGAACATACATTTTCGCACCCCAACAACACACACCATGCCCAAGTGGGTGAAGACGGTTTTCCTCCAGCTGCTACCCCAGATCCTGATGATGAGGAGACCTCTGGACAAGAAGAGGGAGGCAAGTTCTGAGAAAAACTCCAAAGGCATTTCCAGTAGGTCCACCAAAGTCAACTTTGACCATCGCAGAGAGACCAAACTTCCTACGGCATGTTGCCGCTGTCCGAAGTCAAGTGAGCTTGCCACCGGCAAGAGAAGATTAAGCCATCAACCTTTACAACGGATGGCTGAGAGTTCAGAGCTCTCCCCTGATGTCAAAGATGTAATTAATAGTGTTCAGTTCATAGCAGAAAACATGaagaaccaaaatgaaacaaaggag GTAGAAGATGActggaaatacatagccatggTGGTGGACAGGGTCTTTCTTTGGGTATTTATAATTGTCTGTGTGTTTGGAACCGCGGGGCTCTTTCTACAGCCACTGCTGGGGAACACGGGGAAGTCTTAA